The genomic window GTGTTATACCTGTTGCAGGGTGATCCTGGTGTCCAGTCATTGCTGTTGTATCATTATCTAAGATTAGTACTGTAGAACTTCCTTGATTATATACAACATCTACTAATGAAGTAATACCTGAGTGAACAAAGGTTGAATCTCCAATTACAGATACAAGTTTTTTAGTAAAATCTTTTCCTCTCGCTTTTTCCATACCTAATGCAGTACCAATACTTGCACCCATACAAATACAAGCATCCATTCCATCAAGTGGACTTAATGCTCCTAGAGTGTAACAACCAATATCACCCATAACCGTAACTTTCATTCTTTTTAGTGTATAGAATACTCCTCTATGAGGACATCCAGGACACATTAATGGAGGTCTAGGTGGTATTTCATTTTGTAAATTCAAGGTATTATCTAATTCTTTGTTTTTTAATCTTTCTTCAATAAGTTCTGGACTATATTCTCCTAATACTGAAAAGTATTCTTTGCCTTTAACATCAATTCCCCATGATTTAATTTGTTCTTCAAATACAGGTTCTAGTTCTTCAACAACAATTAGAGTTTCAACCTGCTCTGCAAATGTACGAATTAGATCTTTAGGTAATGGATGAACTATACCTAGTTTTAATACTGATGCTTCTGGCATAGCTTCTTTAACATACTGATAAGCTATTCCACTAGTTATTATTCCTATTTCTTTGCTTGCCCACTCAATTTTATTTAATTCAGAGGTTTCAGCATATTCTTTTAACAGCTGCATTCTTTTTTCAACTTCTACGTGTCTTGCACGAGCATAAGCAGGTAGCATTACATATTTAGCTGCATTTTTTTGGTAATCTTTAATTTCAGGTTCAATGCATTCTCCATCTTCTACTAATGTTTGAGAATGAGATAATCTAGTAGTAACCCTAACCATAACAGGAGTATCATATTTTTCACTTATATCAAACGCTAATTTAGTATAATCCTTTGCTTCTTGTCCATCTGAAGGCTCTATTACAGGAAGTTTTGCAAATCTGCCATATCCACGATTGTCCTGCTCGTTTTGAGAGGAATGCATACCCGGATCATCAGCAGATATTAAAACTAGTCCACCAGTTACTCCAGTATATGCAAAAGTATATAAGGGATCTGCAGCCACATTTACTCCAACATGTTTCATTGTGACTAATGTTCTAGCTCCACCGATAGATGCACCACAGCCAACTTCTAAAGCAACTTTTTCATTCGGTGACCATTCAGCATAAACATCTTTATATTTGCCAAATTCTTTTAGTATTTCACTACTAGGTGTCCCAGGATATGCTGCGGCTACACTTACACCTGCTTCATAAGCACCACGAGCTATTGCTTCATTGCCTAACATTAACTTTTTCATTAATTCTCCAAACCCCTTTCGTTTCTGTTACCTGAACTTGATTATAAAAAGTCTCTTATCCGCCTAAGGACAAGAGACCAGCGGTTTTTAAAATAACTTATCTTTGTTTAATTAAAACACTACAATCTCAATTTATTTTTATTATCACACATTTACTATATCACATTGCTCAACTACATGATATATAACATTGGCCATATGATATACATTAGTTAAACTCCCATTACTATAAGGTTTTTTTTGTGTTTTAGATATAACACGTTCAGCTACAGTTCCTGTTATAGCTATATCTCCAACAGTAGGTAATCTTTTAGCTAAAGCTCTACCCGGAAAAAGACTACCTTCTCTAATTTGTATTACACCTATTTCTTCAGATCCACCAACACTAGCGTCAATTGCTATTTCTAAATTATTTTTATGTAGACTTCGTATTTTTTCTAATTCTTCACGAATATTGCCAGCATGAATAGGATGATCTAAGGTTCCATAAACATGTAATTGTGAAAAATCATAGCTTATCATTGTCCCAACCAAGGGTCCAAAGCAATCTAACAAATGTCGGTCTGTACCTATACATATAAAAACAGGTTCCATTTCAGTTTTATTTATTAATGAATTAAATGCAACTGTTAATTCATCTATCGCATTATTATCTTTATAATGTGCTTTAGCTATATACATTTAATCTTAATTATTCCTCCAATATAGCTTTTAGCGCATTTATAAGTCTTTCATTTTCTTGTTTGGTGCCAATAGTTAATCGCATATAAGTTGGGTAACCGAATATATCTCCTGTTCTAATTATAACGCCTAATTGAAGGAGTTTATTAAAAATAAATTGTATATCTTTATGCGTATCAACAAAAATAAAATTGGCTTCGGTTGGAACATAATCAAAGCCTAAATTTTTAAATTCTTTATATAGATATTGTTTGCCCTCTGAGTTTAAATTTTGGCTCTTTTTTACATGTTCATGATCATCAATAGCAGCTAAGGCTGCTACTTGTGCTAACATATTTACATTAAACGGTTCTATAACTCTTTCTATTGCCTGAGCTATTTCTTTAGTAGTAATTGCGTATCCTATCCTAAGTGCTGCAAGTCCATATATTTTAGAAAAAGTTCTTAAAACAAGTGCATTTTTGCCTTGATCTACATATTTTAAACCACTAGCGAAATTTTCTGCTTCAACATATTCTACATATGCTTCATCAAATACTACTAATACATCTTCGGGTACATTATTCATAAAATAATCCATTTCCTGTTCTGTTACTATAGTACCAGTTGGATTGTTTGGATTACATATATATACGATTTTGGTTTTATCCGTAATAGCTTGTAACATTGCTTCTAAGTCATGAGTAAAGTCTTTTAAATTAACTTTAATACACGCTGCTCCCATGATTTTAGCTGTAAATTCATATTCTACGAAAGATGGGTCAGCAAATACAACTTCATCACCTTGATTTATAAATGTTTCTGCTATAAGCTTTAATACTTCATCAGAACCATTTCCTATTATTAAGTTTTCATTCTCATAACCTAATATTTCACTAAGCCTATTTTTTAGATAAAAGCAATTACTATCTGGGTAAAAATGAAGTTGTGCAAGTGCTTTTTCAACTGCTTCAACTCCTTTTGGAGATGGACCAATTGGGTTTTCATTAGAGGCTAATTTAATTATGTCATCAATACCTAGTTCACGTTTTACTTCCTCTATTGGCTTGCCTGGCACATAAGGTTTTAAGTCAAAAATTTCTTTTCTGCCCTTTTTTTTGATAAATTCGTTCACAATTTTTACCTCCTTATTTTCTTAAATCTATTACTCTTTTCGCTTTTCCTGAAGATCTTTCTATACTATTAGGCTCTACTAATTTTATCTTTGGTGTAATTGATAATGTATTATTTAGTTGCTGTTTTAAACTTTCTTCAACTGCTTCAAGCTGTCTATAATTATCACTAAAAATATTTTCAGAAACTTCAACTCTAATCTCTATATCATCTAAAAATCCTTTTTTATAAATTATTATTTGATAATGGGGGGCTAGCCCTTCAATATTTACTAATACACTCTCTATTTGTGATGGAAATACATTTACTCCTCTAATAACTAACATGTCATCAGTTCTCCCTGTAATCTTACTCAATCTAGCTGTTGTCCTTCCACAAGCACACTGTTCATACTTTAAGGAGCTAATATCTTTTGTTCGATATCTAATAACAGGAAGAGCTTCCTTGGTTAATGTCGTAATAACCACCTCACCTTGTTCACCTGGTTTAACCGGTTGTAATGTTTCAGGGTCAATTATTTCAACTATATAATGATCCTCAGCTACATGTTGTCCACATATATGTTCACACTCACCCGAGAAACCAGGACCACCGATTTCACTTAGTCCATAGTTATCTGTAGCTAATATTCCCCAACGATTTTCTATTTCCTTTCTATATTCTTCGGAAAATGCCTCTCCACCAAAAAGACCAACTTTTAAATCTAATTCTGCTTTAGGGTCTATTCCCATTTGTTCAGCTACTTCGGAAAGATGAAGTGCATATGTTGGAGTGCTAACTAAAACTGTAGTTTTAAAGTCCTTCATTAGCATTAATTGTTTTTCAGAATTCCCTCCTGAAATAGGAATAACTGTAGCCCCAACTTTTTCTAGTCCATAATGTAAACCATGAGCACCTGTAAATAATCCGTACCCAAATGCAACTTGTGCAATATCTGATGATTTAACCCCGGCCATTGTAACCATTCTTGCAACAAGTTCAGACCATATTTGTAAATCATTTTTTGTACATCCAATAACAGTAAGTTTACCAGTAGTACCAGATGATGCATGTAGTCTAACAACTTCATTCATTGGTACACAAAACATATTAAATGGATAATTGTCTCTAAAGTCATCTTTTACTGTAAAAGGAAGTTTATTCAAGTCTTCCAAATTACTAATATCTTGTGGTGTGAAACCTACTTGATTAAATTTATCTTTATAAAGTTTAGAATTATTATATGCACGTTGTAATATATTTTTTAATTTTTCTAGCTGGAGCAACTCTAATTCTTCACGTGGCATACATTCAAATTCTCTGTTCCAAATATCCATAAATTAACTCCCCTATCTATTTTACATTATATTTAAAATCCCGAAACATTTTCATAGGCAATTTCTCCATTTTTTCTATTATATACTTCATCTAAGTGTTCCTCTGTATAATCAGGTGTAAAGTAACTTACTAATGGTACTATAGCTAATGGTATAAGCATAGCTAAAGAACCAAAGAATGGGGTTCCCCATTGAGTTAATAAAGTTAGTACTTCACCATTAATAAAAGCAGGTTGATTACTTATTATTAAATATCCCCCAACCGAAATCGCAAGCCCACTAAGCATACCTGCCCATGCTCCAGCTTTGGTTGTTTTTTCCCAAAATAGCCCATATATATATGCTGCCAAAAATGTACCTGCTACTGTCCCCCATGATAAAGCCATTAATGTAAGTATTAATGCAGGTGGATTTAAGGCAATCCAAAGTGAAAGCATTACAAAAACAACACATAACAATCTCATTATAATCATTGTACTCTTTTCGCTCATATCTTTAAATAATGAACCTTTAAGTAAATCAATTGAAACTGATGAACTTGAGGCCAATACTAATGATGATAATGTTGACATTGATGCAGATAAAACTAATATCAAAATTAGCACAGCAACTAGTTCAGGTAAGGTAGTACTTAATATATTAGGTACTAATAAGTCTGTATTTGGTACTCCATTTAATAAAGGAACACTATCAAAAAACAAACGACCTACCGAACCTACAAAATAAGCACCTCCAGTAATAATTAAAGCAAATATTGTTGATACTACTGTTGCTTTTGGTATTACTGCTTCACTTTTAATACCATAAAATTTTTGCACCATTTGTGGTAAACCCCAAGTACCTAGACTCGTTAATATTAATAATGACAATAAACCAATTATTCCTGGGGGTCCTACAGGTGCTGCTAGTTGTGGGTCAATAGCTCCTAATGACTGTAGACCAGTTGCAAAACCTCCGACTGCCTCAAAACCCACAACAAAATAGACCATTAGTGCAACACCAACGATCATTATTAATCCCTGTATAAAATCTATTAAAGTAACAGCAATATATCCACCTATAGTAAGGTAAAGTGCTGTTAATAAAGTCATTAATACTAATGCCATAACATAAGGAATTGAAAAGATTTGTTCAAAGAGATAACTTAATCCCATAAACACAGATGCCGAATATGGTACAAAAAATACAAATATGACTAGACTTGCAAATATCCTCATATTTCTTGAACCATATCTAGCCTCAAGAAATGAAGGCATTGTAAGAACATTAAGTCTGCTAGTCATCTCTCTAGTTCGAGGCGCCAATATTTTCCAAGCTAAGTATGTACCAAGTATAGAATTACCTAAAGCAATCCATAATGCAGATACACCATAATTCCAACCAACACTTCCAGCAAAACCAATTAATAATACAGCTGAAAAATACGCAGTACCAAAAGAAAATGCAGAAATCCATGGTCCTACTGATCTATTACCCACTACAAAATCATCAATTGTTTTCGTCTTGCTCCGAGTATATAAACTCAATCCTACAATTAGAGCAATATAAAACGATATCATAACAACTTTTAAAAACATTCCCATCCTCCCATACAACAATTATTTAGTTTTAGCACGCCGCTTGCGAGAAAAACATTCCTACCATACTACCTAATCATTTGATTTATAAATGGTGGTAGTGCAAAAGCTGCCTTATGCACACTCTCACTATAGTATTTTAACCCAGATATATAGTTCTTGTCATTAGGTAAATTTTCTGGATTATACTTTTTTGAACCAATAGTAAATGACCATGGGCCACTAACATAAGTAGGAATAGTAGCTAAATAAACATATACATTTGAAAAAATTGCTGACATGTTTTTATGAACTGATTTAAAAATATCTTCATAAAAAATAGGTGATTCTGATTGTACTACTACTAAACCATCATCATTTAAACAATTGCTTATGTCTTTGTAAAATTCTTTGCTAAACAATCCAACTGCTGGCCCAATAGGATCTGATGAATCAACAATTGCTACATCATATTTGTTTAGAGTATTCTTGACAAATTGCATTCCATCTTTTGTGTGTAAATTCGATCTAAAATCATCAAATCCACTAGCAATTTGAGGAAAAAACACTTTGCTATTTTCAACTACCCTATCATCAATCTCTACCATATCTACATGAATTACTGAATCATATTTTAAGACTTCTCTTAATACCCCGCCATCTCCACCACCAATTATCAATACTTTTTGTGGATTAGGATGGGTTTTCATAACTACATGAGTAATTATTTCATGATAAATAAATTCATCTTTTTCTGTAGTTTGGAACATACCATCTAGCACAAGAGCTTTTCCCCACTCAACCGTATCAACTATTGCTAGATCTTGAAATTTTGTAGTTTCTTCATGTACTATTTTCTTTATTTTCCAATTAACACCATAGCCATCAGTATGATTTTCATAAAACCAATAATTGCCCATTTGTTTCTTACACCTTCCTGTTTTATTTTTCTATTAATTCTTTAATGATTTGTATATTTATACTGTATGACTCCTTATCTCTAAAATCAGTACTTAATAATGTTGATTTAATTATTTCATT from Candidatus Syntrophocurvum alkaliphilum includes these protein-coding regions:
- the iorA gene encoding indolepyruvate ferredoxin oxidoreductase subunit alpha; translated protein: MKKLMLGNEAIARGAYEAGVSVAAAYPGTPSSEILKEFGKYKDVYAEWSPNEKVALEVGCGASIGGARTLVTMKHVGVNVAADPLYTFAYTGVTGGLVLISADDPGMHSSQNEQDNRGYGRFAKLPVIEPSDGQEAKDYTKLAFDISEKYDTPVMVRVTTRLSHSQTLVEDGECIEPEIKDYQKNAAKYVMLPAYARARHVEVEKRMQLLKEYAETSELNKIEWASKEIGIITSGIAYQYVKEAMPEASVLKLGIVHPLPKDLIRTFAEQVETLIVVEELEPVFEEQIKSWGIDVKGKEYFSVLGEYSPELIEERLKNKELDNTLNLQNEIPPRPPLMCPGCPHRGVFYTLKRMKVTVMGDIGCYTLGALSPLDGMDACICMGASIGTALGMEKARGKDFTKKLVSVIGDSTFVHSGITSLVDVVYNQGSSTVLILDNDTTAMTGHQDHPATGITLQNKPTKKLDLELLVKAVGIENVQVVDPLNLDDLKKALEDELNRDEPSVIITKRPCALIDNTLSKEKYYVDIEECNGCKVCTRIGCTGIYYIEDDKKAAISNTCVGCGLCPQVCKFDAIKKVEG
- the yyaC gene encoding spore protease YyaC, with protein sequence MYIAKAHYKDNNAIDELTVAFNSLINKTEMEPVFICIGTDRHLLDCFGPLVGTMISYDFSQLHVYGTLDHPIHAGNIREELEKIRSLHKNNLEIAIDASVGGSEEIGVIQIREGSLFPGRALAKRLPTVGDIAITGTVAERVISKTQKKPYSNGSLTNVYHMANVIYHVVEQCDIVNV
- the hisC gene encoding histidinol-phosphate transaminase; translated protein: MNEFIKKKGRKEIFDLKPYVPGKPIEEVKRELGIDDIIKLASNENPIGPSPKGVEAVEKALAQLHFYPDSNCFYLKNRLSEILGYENENLIIGNGSDEVLKLIAETFINQGDEVVFADPSFVEYEFTAKIMGAACIKVNLKDFTHDLEAMLQAITDKTKIVYICNPNNPTGTIVTEQEMDYFMNNVPEDVLVVFDEAYVEYVEAENFASGLKYVDQGKNALVLRTFSKIYGLAALRIGYAITTKEIAQAIERVIEPFNVNMLAQVAALAAIDDHEHVKKSQNLNSEGKQYLYKEFKNLGFDYVPTEANFIFVDTHKDIQFIFNKLLQLGVIIRTGDIFGYPTYMRLTIGTKQENERLINALKAILEE
- a CDS encoding phenylacetate--CoA ligase family protein, which gives rise to MDIWNREFECMPREELELLQLEKLKNILQRAYNNSKLYKDKFNQVGFTPQDISNLEDLNKLPFTVKDDFRDNYPFNMFCVPMNEVVRLHASSGTTGKLTVIGCTKNDLQIWSELVARMVTMAGVKSSDIAQVAFGYGLFTGAHGLHYGLEKVGATVIPISGGNSEKQLMLMKDFKTTVLVSTPTYALHLSEVAEQMGIDPKAELDLKVGLFGGEAFSEEYRKEIENRWGILATDNYGLSEIGGPGFSGECEHICGQHVAEDHYIVEIIDPETLQPVKPGEQGEVVITTLTKEALPVIRYRTKDISSLKYEQCACGRTTARLSKITGRTDDMLVIRGVNVFPSQIESVLVNIEGLAPHYQIIIYKKGFLDDIEIRVEVSENIFSDNYRQLEAVEESLKQQLNNTLSITPKIKLVEPNSIERSSGKAKRVIDLRK
- a CDS encoding sodium:solute symporter family transporter, translated to MFLKVVMISFYIALIVGLSLYTRSKTKTIDDFVVGNRSVGPWISAFSFGTAYFSAVLLIGFAGSVGWNYGVSALWIALGNSILGTYLAWKILAPRTREMTSRLNVLTMPSFLEARYGSRNMRIFASLVIFVFFVPYSASVFMGLSYLFEQIFSIPYVMALVLMTLLTALYLTIGGYIAVTLIDFIQGLIMIVGVALMVYFVVGFEAVGGFATGLQSLGAIDPQLAAPVGPPGIIGLLSLLILTSLGTWGLPQMVQKFYGIKSEAVIPKATVVSTIFALIITGGAYFVGSVGRLFFDSVPLLNGVPNTDLLVPNILSTTLPELVAVLILILVLSASMSTLSSLVLASSSSVSIDLLKGSLFKDMSEKSTMIIMRLLCVVFVMLSLWIALNPPALILTLMALSWGTVAGTFLAAYIYGLFWEKTTKAGAWAGMLSGLAISVGGYLIISNQPAFINGEVLTLLTQWGTPFFGSLAMLIPLAIVPLVSYFTPDYTEEHLDEVYNRKNGEIAYENVSGF
- the speE gene encoding polyamine aminopropyltransferase, with protein sequence MGNYWFYENHTDGYGVNWKIKKIVHEETTKFQDLAIVDTVEWGKALVLDGMFQTTEKDEFIYHEIITHVVMKTHPNPQKVLIIGGGDGGVLREVLKYDSVIHVDMVEIDDRVVENSKVFFPQIASGFDDFRSNLHTKDGMQFVKNTLNKYDVAIVDSSDPIGPAVGLFSKEFYKDISNCLNDDGLVVVQSESPIFYEDIFKSVHKNMSAIFSNVYVYLATIPTYVSGPWSFTIGSKKYNPENLPNDKNYISGLKYYSESVHKAAFALPPFINQMIR